A window from Rhodothermus bifroesti encodes these proteins:
- the cas4 gene encoding CRISPR-associated protein Cas4, producing the protein MHKLCVTGTLVNYYVLCRRRVWLAVHGLWMEHESELVALGRLLDETSYTDELRHVNVEAEGPEGLRLAGRIDWAELRDGVLHETKHSPRALEAHRWQLRFYLWLLKLLGVTRTDGQPFRGQLNFPRQRRTENIILEPEHETRLNEIVQAIYQTATQALPPPRLVNRRFCKKCAYEELCFG; encoded by the coding sequence ATGCATAAGCTTTGCGTCACCGGTACCCTAGTAAACTACTATGTGCTTTGTCGGCGCAGAGTGTGGCTTGCGGTGCATGGGCTTTGGATGGAGCATGAGTCAGAACTTGTGGCTTTGGGTCGGCTGCTTGACGAGACTAGTTATACCGACGAACTGCGCCATGTGAACGTAGAGGCAGAGGGGCCTGAAGGACTTCGTTTAGCAGGGCGCATTGACTGGGCTGAGCTGCGCGATGGTGTGCTGCACGAAACCAAACATAGCCCTAGGGCCCTGGAAGCCCACCGCTGGCAGCTCCGGTTTTATCTATGGCTACTCAAACTGCTTGGCGTGACTCGAACCGACGGCCAGCCATTTAGAGGTCAGCTGAACTTTCCCCGTCAGCGGCGCACCGAAAACATCATACTTGAACCAGAACACGAGACTCGTTTAAACGAAATCGTACAAGCAATTTACCAGACAGCCACCCAAGCCCTACCGCCGCCCCGTCTTGTCAACCGTCGCTTTTGCAAAAAATGTGCATACGAAGAGTTATGTTTTGGATGA
- a CDS encoding ribonuclease H-like domain-containing protein: MPEDMLAHWAASLHPLLSRIVCISVQRAENDPLQPNPPHSYLATEPAEERRILQQFWQDLQRVVERGEKICWVTFNGKRFDVPFLLARTLHHGLKPITCGLLDDYPYRQYPHCDLFNLFSGINWGLEDLCALLHIPNPKAHGDGSLIAQILETEGVDGVRRYCEADVKATLACFAKLLPLLPPECQPH, encoded by the coding sequence ATGCCTGAAGATATGCTCGCCCACTGGGCAGCCAGCTTGCACCCCCTTTTGAGCCGTATCGTCTGCATTTCTGTGCAGCGTGCTGAAAATGATCCTTTACAGCCTAACCCACCCCACTCCTACCTGGCTACGGAGCCCGCCGAGGAGCGGCGCATACTGCAGCAATTTTGGCAGGATCTGCAGCGCGTTGTGGAACGCGGCGAAAAAATCTGCTGGGTCACGTTCAACGGTAAACGATTCGATGTTCCCTTTTTACTGGCACGCACGTTACACCACGGCCTAAAACCCATCACTTGCGGCTTACTCGACGATTATCCCTATCGACAATATCCCCACTGCGATCTGTTCAATTTGTTTTCCGGGATCAACTGGGGATTAGAAGACTTGTGCGCGCTCTTGCACATTCCTAACCCTAAGGCGCATGGCGATGGTAGCCTGATAGCGCAAATCTTAGAAACGGAAGGGGTCGATGGGGTTCGGCGTTACTGCGAAGCCGATGTCAAGGCAACGCTGGCCTGCTTCGCGAAGCTGCTTCCACTGCTCCCCCCCGAATGTCAACCCCACTGA
- the cas1b gene encoding type I-B CRISPR-associated endonuclease Cas1b, whose protein sequence is MKRPYYLFSNGRLRRRQNTLFFEKTAGERVPDDQDESGASSGTPTGERIPFPVEQVESLYFFGEVDLNSKLLTFLARHDIPAHFYDYYGNYTGTYIPRDFLHSGRLRIEQVLHYVRPKRRIYLARAFVEAATYNLLRVLRYYLNRLEGERQQHVAQAIEIVKAERAGLRETQEVAQLMGIEGRCRDAYYQAWPAILQDGPGEAFTFTRRERRPPTNELNALISFGNSLCYTTTIRQIHRTALDPTISYLHEPGFRRFSLALDLSEIFKPLLVDRTIFRLVKTGQITRKHFEPHLGGIYMNEEGRKIFVQQWDERLRQTVYHRQLERHVSYERLIRLECYKLIRHLLDPKQEPYRGWHMWW, encoded by the coding sequence ATGAAACGGCCGTATTATTTGTTTTCTAATGGGCGGCTACGCCGACGACAAAATACGCTCTTTTTCGAAAAAACCGCAGGCGAACGCGTTCCAGACGACCAAGATGAAAGCGGCGCCTCTTCGGGGACGCCTACGGGCGAGCGCATCCCTTTTCCTGTAGAACAGGTGGAAAGCCTCTATTTTTTTGGAGAGGTGGACTTAAATTCAAAGCTATTGACGTTTCTAGCACGACACGACATCCCCGCGCATTTCTATGATTACTACGGTAACTATACGGGAACCTATATCCCACGCGATTTTCTGCATAGTGGACGACTGCGCATCGAACAAGTATTGCATTACGTGCGGCCTAAAAGGCGCATCTACCTTGCTCGGGCGTTTGTCGAAGCTGCTACGTACAACTTGCTGCGCGTGCTGCGTTACTACCTGAACCGACTCGAAGGTGAGCGGCAGCAGCACGTCGCACAGGCTATAGAAATTGTGAAGGCAGAACGTGCAGGACTCCGCGAAACCCAAGAAGTCGCCCAACTTATGGGCATCGAAGGGCGCTGCCGCGATGCCTACTATCAAGCTTGGCCCGCAATCTTGCAGGATGGACCTGGAGAAGCTTTTACCTTCACGCGACGCGAGCGGCGGCCGCCTACCAATGAACTCAACGCACTAATCAGCTTCGGCAACAGTTTATGCTATACCACGACCATCCGTCAGATTCATCGCACAGCACTCGACCCGACGATTTCATATTTGCATGAACCTGGATTCCGACGGTTTTCGCTGGCTTTGGATTTATCGGAGATTTTTAAGCCGCTTCTGGTAGACCGAACAATTTTCCGACTGGTTAAAACTGGACAGATTACGCGAAAACATTTTGAGCCGCATCTGGGAGGAATATACATGAATGAGGAAGGACGCAAGATTTTTGTGCAGCAATGGGATGAACGCCTGCGACAAACGGTGTACCACCGCCAGCTCGAACGACATGTAAGCTATGAGCGCTTAATCCGTCTGGAATGCTACAAGCTTATCCGACACCTGCTCGATCCTAAGCAAGAGCCTTATCGCGGATGGCATATGTGGTGGTAA
- the cas2 gene encoding CRISPR-associated endonuclease Cas2, with product MPYYIAVYDANVRRVAKVLKLFRRYLTWVQRSVFEGELTEAQFHRLRYEVQKLINPDEDVVIFYELRDARYSQRVVLGTEQGHLNRLL from the coding sequence ATGCCGTATTACATTGCTGTTTACGATGCCAATGTTCGCCGGGTGGCCAAAGTGCTGAAACTCTTTCGGCGCTATTTGACCTGGGTTCAGCGCTCTGTTTTTGAAGGGGAGCTTACTGAGGCCCAATTCCATCGTCTTCGATACGAGGTGCAAAAGCTTATCAACCCTGATGAAGACGTGGTCATTTTTTACGAACTCCGTGACGCCCGCTATAGCCAACGCGTTGTCCTAGGTACAGAGCAAGGCCACCTCAATCGGCTGCTTTAA
- a CDS encoding sulfite exporter TauE/SafE family protein, which yields MNYVLVLLIGVAAGLLSGMFGIGGGIVIVPMLMYLLHCSSHEAVGTSLAALLLPVGLLGAIQYYRSGYIIIPFAALIALGLFLGAYLGAKFSISLQDTVLERLFGGLLIAVGLWIVFHK from the coding sequence ATGAACTACGTACTTGTTCTCTTGATTGGCGTTGCCGCAGGATTGCTTTCTGGCATGTTTGGCATCGGCGGCGGAATCGTCATTGTACCTATGCTGATGTACCTGCTTCACTGCTCTTCGCACGAAGCCGTCGGGACTTCTCTAGCAGCTTTGCTGTTACCCGTCGGCCTTTTAGGCGCAATCCAGTATTACCGTAGCGGCTATATCATCATCCCCTTCGCTGCGCTCATTGCCCTGGGCCTTTTCCTGGGTGCCTACCTAGGCGCAAAATTTTCCATCTCGCTACAAGACACCGTGCTCGAGCGCCTCTTCGGCGGATTGCTCATTGCCGTAGGCCTGTGGATTGTGTTTCATAAATAA
- the galB gene encoding beta-galactosidase GalB produces the protein MLGVALGLHLTIGVGAQPSTLREQVLFNEGWRFFKYPSIQEADGLVYDVLPAYRTGEDKSIPQRPLTILKPWILPTGNAFVRNAARHYVRPPGDPGSDFPFVQLDFDDSAWEPVTLPHDWAIKGPFFTGPNPEVGGGMGRLPSPGVGWYRKRFYLPASDSGKVIFLQIDGAMAYAVVWLNGHLVGGWPYGYASWQLDLTPHVRWGAENLLAIRLDNPPHSSRWYPGGGLYRNVWLLKVHPVHVAQWGTFITTPQVSKDSATVVLRVHIRNQSNQVADLTVTTQLFMLDREGHRIEPAVATFAPIRTRVPAKGSTEVEAQLTLAHPKLWGPPPRQTPNRYVAVTTLWQGQQALDQYETRFGIRALRFDPDAGLYVNGERIEIKGVNLHHDLGALGAAFNVRAAERQLELLREMGANAIRTAHNPPAPELLELTDRMGFLVLNEIFDVWEMKKMPFDFHLIFPDWHEQDLRAFIRRDRNHPSVILWSVGNEVGEQGSGDEGAALARRLYQIAKEEDPTRPVTAALNAARPNTPIAAVWDVICLNYQGEGIRDLPPYAGLQGITTPPLYAAFRIRFPDKMVLSCENAAAVSSRGTYLFPVTDALSAPVKDGLGGDPEKGYVSAYELYTADFGASVDKVFAVRDLHPFVAGGFVWSGWDYLGEPTPYYSARSSYFGIIDLAGFKKDRFYLYQSRWRSELPMVHILPHWNWPERIGQVTPVHVFTSGDEVELFLNGRSLGRKRKEPYTYRLRWDEVRYEPGELRAVAYRQGKKWAESVVKTTGAPLRLEASVDRSRIRADGKDLAFVTVRIVDAEGLTVPRADHAVRFSLEGPGEIVATDNGDPTDFTPFPARERKAFHGLLLAIVRAQAPGRLTLRATAPGLQAAELTIVAEGD, from the coding sequence ATGTTGGGTGTTGCTTTGGGGCTGCACCTTACGATAGGGGTTGGGGCTCAACCCTCAACGCTGCGTGAACAGGTGCTTTTTAACGAAGGCTGGCGCTTTTTTAAGTACCCTTCCATCCAAGAAGCGGATGGTTTGGTTTACGATGTGCTTCCAGCCTACCGCACGGGCGAGGACAAAAGCATCCCGCAGCGGCCGCTCACCATCCTGAAGCCCTGGATTTTGCCTACGGGGAACGCTTTTGTGCGCAATGCTGCCCGCCACTATGTACGCCCTCCAGGCGATCCGGGCAGTGATTTCCCCTTCGTGCAGCTCGATTTTGACGACAGTGCTTGGGAGCCTGTAACGCTACCCCACGATTGGGCCATTAAGGGTCCTTTCTTTACCGGACCCAACCCAGAGGTTGGGGGCGGCATGGGCCGGCTGCCTAGCCCAGGCGTTGGCTGGTATCGGAAGCGATTTTACCTGCCTGCTTCCGATAGTGGGAAGGTGATTTTTCTCCAAATAGACGGCGCTATGGCCTATGCGGTCGTCTGGCTTAACGGCCACCTGGTAGGAGGCTGGCCTTACGGCTACGCCTCCTGGCAACTCGACCTAACTCCACATGTCCGATGGGGTGCTGAAAACCTGCTCGCCATCCGCTTAGATAACCCCCCGCATTCCTCACGATGGTACCCAGGGGGCGGACTGTACCGCAACGTTTGGCTCTTAAAAGTACATCCCGTACATGTGGCCCAATGGGGCACCTTCATTACAACACCTCAGGTCTCCAAAGACTCGGCTACTGTAGTGCTGCGCGTTCATATCCGCAACCAAAGCAACCAGGTAGCAGACCTTACGGTAACGACGCAGCTCTTTATGCTCGATAGGGAAGGCCATCGAATCGAACCTGCAGTGGCTACGTTTGCTCCCATACGCACGCGCGTGCCGGCCAAAGGGAGCACGGAGGTCGAAGCCCAGCTTACACTGGCCCATCCCAAACTCTGGGGACCACCTCCTAGGCAAACCCCTAACCGATACGTGGCGGTTACAACGCTCTGGCAAGGCCAGCAAGCCCTTGATCAGTATGAGACGCGCTTTGGCATTCGTGCACTCCGCTTTGATCCGGACGCTGGGCTTTATGTTAACGGCGAGCGCATCGAAATTAAAGGGGTTAACCTGCACCACGACCTAGGTGCGCTTGGTGCGGCCTTTAACGTGCGCGCTGCTGAACGCCAGCTTGAGCTGCTCCGAGAAATGGGCGCTAATGCCATTCGTACCGCCCACAATCCCCCAGCCCCAGAGCTCCTTGAGCTCACCGACCGTATGGGCTTTCTGGTGCTTAATGAAATTTTTGACGTTTGGGAAATGAAAAAGATGCCTTTTGACTTTCATCTCATCTTTCCGGATTGGCACGAGCAAGACTTGCGGGCTTTTATCCGGCGCGACCGCAATCACCCCTCGGTCATCCTTTGGAGCGTCGGCAATGAAGTGGGCGAGCAAGGGTCTGGAGACGAAGGTGCTGCGCTTGCCCGACGGCTTTATCAGATCGCTAAGGAAGAAGATCCTACGCGACCCGTGACGGCTGCCCTGAATGCAGCACGCCCGAATACACCCATTGCAGCCGTATGGGACGTGATCTGCTTGAACTATCAGGGGGAAGGCATTCGCGATCTGCCCCCTTATGCTGGCCTCCAAGGCATCACCACGCCGCCACTCTACGCCGCCTTCCGCATACGCTTCCCCGATAAAATGGTGCTGAGCTGCGAAAACGCCGCTGCCGTAAGTAGCCGGGGTACCTATCTTTTTCCAGTCACAGATGCCCTGAGCGCACCGGTTAAAGATGGCCTGGGCGGAGATCCAGAAAAGGGCTATGTCAGCGCCTATGAGCTCTACACCGCAGATTTTGGTGCCTCGGTCGATAAGGTATTCGCCGTGCGCGACCTGCATCCTTTTGTAGCAGGGGGATTTGTGTGGAGCGGCTGGGATTACCTTGGCGAGCCTACACCTTACTACAGCGCACGCAGCTCCTATTTCGGCATCATCGATCTAGCTGGGTTCAAAAAGGATCGGTTTTATTTGTATCAGAGCCGCTGGCGGTCGGAGCTTCCTATGGTGCATATTTTGCCCCATTGGAACTGGCCGGAGCGCATTGGCCAAGTAACGCCCGTGCATGTGTTCACCTCAGGCGATGAAGTCGAGCTGTTCCTCAATGGCCGTTCGCTGGGACGCAAACGCAAAGAACCTTACACCTACCGCTTGCGCTGGGATGAGGTACGCTACGAGCCTGGTGAGCTGCGAGCTGTGGCCTACCGACAGGGTAAAAAATGGGCAGAAAGCGTTGTAAAAACAACGGGTGCGCCGCTGCGCCTTGAAGCTTCGGTCGATCGGTCACGTATTCGTGCTGATGGGAAGGACCTGGCTTTTGTCACTGTGCGGATTGTAGATGCTGAAGGGCTGACCGTGCCGCGCGCTGATCACGCGGTGCGCTTTAGCCTTGAAGGCCCCGGCGAGATCGTCGCCACAGATAACGGAGACCCAACGGATTTTACACCTTTTCCTGCACGAGAGCGCAAGGCGTTTCATGGCTTGCTACTTGCCATAGTGCGTGCTCAGGCACCCGGTCGCTTAACCCTGCGTGCTACAGCACCTGGCCTTCAGGCAGCGGAACTTACGATCGTTGCCGAAGGAGACTAA
- a CDS encoding DUF72 domain-containing protein: protein MNATALEARLAAFDLRNVHPNLRLGTASDRYAGWIGQIYPEHYAREVKARTRQLEDDRFEERVLPVASVRDYFAHFDVLELDFTFYRPLREPDGRPTASLFTLNQYATHAPAEARFLLKAPQQFFAATLRRNRSGRIRYEPNPHYLDAQACSRQFLEPACEVLGSRLLGVIFEQEYRRVSESPKPQAHLAALDAFFDALHPKVQAHLELRSPHLWTPAYFHWLAERGLGFVFSHWTWLPPLHRQWKLCGEHFTAADRNAVVRLLTPLRMTYAEAYALAYPFNRPVAELAETPQAEAMVRDVTFLVQAAAKEGAIVNVIANNRAWGNAPELARTIARSVLQTF from the coding sequence ATGAACGCTACTGCCTTGGAAGCACGTTTGGCAGCGTTTGACCTGCGCAACGTGCACCCAAACCTGCGCTTGGGGACAGCTAGCGACCGCTACGCGGGCTGGATCGGCCAGATTTATCCTGAGCATTACGCCCGTGAGGTCAAAGCCCGCACGCGACAGCTCGAAGATGATCGTTTTGAAGAACGCGTGCTACCAGTAGCCTCGGTACGTGACTACTTCGCCCACTTCGACGTGCTTGAACTGGATTTCACCTTCTACCGACCGTTGCGCGAACCCGATGGCAGACCGACAGCTTCCCTGTTTACGCTGAACCAGTACGCCACGCACGCCCCTGCCGAAGCCCGTTTCCTACTGAAGGCTCCCCAACAATTCTTTGCCGCCACGCTGCGCCGCAACCGCAGCGGACGTATTCGCTACGAACCCAATCCCCATTACCTCGATGCCCAGGCTTGCTCCCGCCAATTTCTTGAACCCGCATGCGAAGTGCTGGGCAGCCGGCTACTAGGAGTCATCTTTGAACAAGAATACCGACGCGTTTCGGAAAGCCCCAAACCGCAAGCCCACCTGGCTGCCTTAGACGCTTTTTTTGATGCCTTGCACCCTAAGGTGCAAGCGCACCTGGAGTTGCGTTCGCCACACCTCTGGACGCCAGCCTACTTCCATTGGCTGGCCGAACGCGGCTTAGGCTTTGTCTTCAGCCACTGGACGTGGCTGCCACCTTTGCATCGGCAGTGGAAGCTCTGCGGCGAGCACTTTACAGCAGCCGACCGAAATGCCGTGGTGCGGCTGCTTACACCCCTACGCATGACGTACGCCGAGGCCTACGCCCTTGCCTATCCCTTCAACCGTCCTGTAGCCGAGCTTGCCGAAACCCCTCAGGCAGAAGCTATGGTCCGCGATGTGACTTTTCTAGTCCAGGCAGCGGCTAAAGAAGGTGCCATCGTAAACGTTATTGCAAATAACCGAGCCTGGGGCAATGCGCCCGAGCTAGCCCGCACGATTGCCCGGAGCGTCCTCCAAACCTTCTAG
- a CDS encoding lysylphosphatidylglycerol synthase transmembrane domain-containing protein, protein MPYARPPVTPNSHPKTSWQSRLLGSMLLSLLVLGVVGYFTFEWNAFLEALREINPWLLTLGIAMLGLRILFGAWRLHYVSHQHLSLRAAARCQLVWDFSSNVTPSAIGGGPFAALFVARDQRLPLGEATAILLFSILLDQLFFALTVVIVLLALPFWPVLPAALGKVGQGSFVLYLALILVWIAFFAYTTFFRPELLSRLMRGLLRFQRLRRFRERVVEELLSLQARTRQIRTQPLSFFLKGFTLTLAAWVSRHLLLLFLVWAVHPEVNATLVFLRTLAMTLGGVLLPTPGGAGGIEALYVLFIGPLIPQHLVAPTLLLWRLMSYYLFIALGLWLTGRHMQRSLRQRRAHRMQMPETAEHP, encoded by the coding sequence ATGCCCTACGCGCGCCCACCGGTCACCCCCAACAGCCACCCCAAAACATCCTGGCAATCCCGCTTGCTAGGTTCAATGCTGCTCAGCCTGTTGGTATTGGGGGTAGTGGGCTATTTTACATTTGAGTGGAATGCGTTCCTTGAGGCGCTTCGGGAAATTAATCCTTGGCTGCTTACCCTGGGCATCGCCATGCTGGGCCTGCGCATTCTGTTTGGGGCCTGGCGATTGCATTACGTCTCACACCAACACTTAAGCCTGCGTGCTGCAGCACGCTGCCAGCTGGTATGGGATTTTTCTTCCAACGTAACACCATCGGCTATTGGCGGAGGTCCTTTTGCTGCCCTGTTTGTCGCGCGCGACCAGCGCTTGCCCCTGGGTGAAGCAACCGCAATTTTGCTATTTTCCATTCTGCTTGACCAGCTCTTTTTCGCCCTAACCGTTGTCATTGTGCTTTTGGCCTTGCCTTTTTGGCCTGTGCTACCTGCAGCTCTCGGTAAAGTAGGCCAAGGCTCTTTCGTCCTCTACTTAGCGCTGATTCTGGTATGGATTGCCTTTTTTGCCTACACCACGTTCTTCCGTCCTGAGCTGCTTAGCCGCCTGATGCGCGGTCTGCTGCGCTTTCAACGGCTACGACGCTTTCGGGAACGTGTCGTTGAAGAACTGCTCAGCCTGCAGGCGCGCACACGCCAAATTCGTACGCAACCCCTCAGCTTCTTCCTCAAAGGATTTACGCTAACGCTGGCCGCCTGGGTTAGCCGCCACCTGCTGCTTCTTTTTTTGGTATGGGCCGTACATCCGGAAGTCAATGCCACCTTGGTCTTTCTGCGCACGCTGGCAATGACCTTAGGCGGCGTCTTACTACCTACACCAGGAGGTGCAGGTGGCATTGAAGCCCTATATGTGCTGTTTATCGGCCCCCTCATTCCCCAGCACCTTGTAGCCCCAACGCTGCTGCTCTGGCGCCTGATGAGCTACTACCTGTTTATTGCCTTAGGCCTGTGGCTTACCGGTCGACACATGCAACGCAGCCTGCGGCAACGCCGCGCCCACCGCATGCAGATGCCAGAAACTGCAGAACACCCATGA
- a CDS encoding HIT family protein, whose product MKQLWSPWRSQHIERVVQEPLSRAGEPSLFARLAAAQQDEDNLILWRGKHVFVIMNLYPYNNGHLMIVPYRQVADYEALTAEEQCELAQTIARCLRWLKYALKPDGFNVGMNLGKVAGAGIPDHVHLHIVPRWEGDTNFMPTIAETKVIPEALRDTYRKLRAAIAALEVSDHTSPAP is encoded by the coding sequence ATGAAGCAGCTATGGAGCCCTTGGCGCTCGCAGCATATTGAGCGCGTGGTGCAGGAGCCGCTGAGCCGAGCGGGAGAGCCGTCCCTTTTTGCTCGCTTGGCTGCTGCGCAGCAAGACGAAGACAACCTGATCCTCTGGCGCGGCAAGCACGTTTTCGTCATCATGAACCTCTACCCCTATAACAACGGCCACCTGATGATCGTACCCTATCGGCAGGTAGCCGATTATGAAGCGCTGACCGCCGAAGAACAGTGCGAGTTGGCCCAAACCATAGCCCGATGCCTACGCTGGCTCAAGTATGCCCTCAAACCTGATGGATTCAACGTAGGGATGAACCTTGGAAAAGTAGCAGGTGCTGGTATCCCCGACCACGTGCATCTGCATATTGTACCTCGATGGGAAGGAGACACGAATTTTATGCCAACAATAGCCGAAACGAAGGTTATCCCCGAAGCTTTACGCGATACGTACCGTAAGCTGCGAGCGGCCATCGCTGCACTTGAAGTTAGCGATCACACTTCCCCTGCGCCCTAA
- a CDS encoding PHP domain-containing protein yields the protein MFDLRRADLHLHTSCSDGRLAPGLLVQKARGAGLFALAITDHDTIEGIALAEQAARRWGMEIVPGVELSATVEGDEVHLLGYFFDPVHPALHAALAAYRQARLERLQMMLDRLRAEGVRLTPEQVVAAAGDGVPGRPHVARALVAAGYAANYTEAFQRYLLPNAPGYVPKPAWEAAEAIAVLHEAGGIAVLAHPGERLRDRVFRQLLEAGIDGIEVIHPMHGPHLVQHYRQVARDFGLLETGGSDYHGHRPEDDALLGTYSIPYPRLLELRRCAAQR from the coding sequence ATGTTTGATCTGCGTCGTGCCGATTTGCACCTGCACACGTCCTGCTCAGACGGGCGCCTTGCGCCAGGTCTGCTAGTGCAGAAAGCTCGGGGGGCTGGATTGTTTGCGCTTGCGATTACCGATCACGATACGATTGAGGGGATTGCGCTGGCTGAGCAGGCTGCTCGGAGGTGGGGCATGGAAATCGTTCCAGGTGTGGAGCTGAGTGCTACGGTTGAGGGCGACGAAGTGCATCTGCTGGGCTACTTCTTCGATCCCGTGCATCCGGCCTTGCACGCAGCGCTTGCCGCTTACCGGCAGGCCCGCCTAGAGCGTTTGCAGATGATGCTCGACCGCTTGCGTGCCGAAGGCGTCAGGCTCACGCCTGAGCAGGTTGTAGCAGCTGCTGGAGATGGGGTGCCGGGACGTCCGCATGTGGCGCGAGCTTTGGTCGCTGCCGGCTATGCCGCAAATTACACCGAAGCTTTTCAGCGCTACCTACTGCCGAACGCACCGGGCTACGTACCCAAGCCTGCTTGGGAGGCAGCCGAAGCTATTGCCGTATTGCACGAAGCCGGTGGGATCGCCGTGCTGGCCCATCCCGGTGAGCGGTTGCGCGACCGGGTGTTTCGCCAGTTGCTTGAAGCCGGAATCGACGGCATCGAAGTCATCCATCCGATGCACGGCCCGCACCTGGTGCAGCACTACCGGCAAGTAGCACGCGACTTTGGATTGCTGGAAACTGGTGGATCGGATTATCACGGGCACCGGCCCGAAGACGATGCCTTGCTGGGCACTTATAGCATCCCTTACCCGCGGCTGCTTGAGCTGCGTCGGTGCGCAGCTCAAAGGTAA
- the ribE gene encoding 6,7-dimethyl-8-ribityllumazine synthase, producing the protein MPVFVEGSYRPDAVRLAIVVSRFNHFITERLLEGALDMLARQGVDTDQVTVVRCPGAFEMPLVAQKLARSGRYDAIICLGAVIRGETSHFEYVAGNAAQGIARAMLETEVPVVFGVLTTDTIEQAIERAGTKAGNKGAEAALTALEMIDLLRKLG; encoded by the coding sequence ATGCCGGTTTTTGTTGAAGGAAGTTATCGCCCCGACGCAGTCCGACTGGCCATTGTGGTCAGTCGCTTTAACCACTTTATTACCGAACGCCTACTGGAAGGGGCGTTGGATATGCTGGCCCGTCAGGGTGTAGATACCGATCAGGTAACCGTCGTGCGCTGCCCCGGCGCCTTTGAAATGCCCTTGGTTGCGCAAAAGCTTGCACGTTCGGGTCGCTACGACGCAATCATTTGCCTGGGTGCAGTTATTCGAGGGGAAACCAGCCACTTTGAGTATGTGGCGGGCAATGCAGCTCAGGGCATTGCCCGGGCTATGCTGGAAACAGAGGTGCCTGTAGTTTTTGGCGTGCTCACTACGGATACCATCGAGCAAGCTATTGAGCGCGCAGGAACGAAGGCAGGAAACAAAGGGGCTGAGGCGGCGCTGACTGCGCTGGAGATGATCGACCTGCTGCGCAAGCTGGGCTAA